TAAAAGAAAGTATTATTAAAAGATTAGAGAGTAAAAAGAAAGGTCTTATGCGTTGGCAATTATCTAGACAGGTTCTAAGTAACTCAAGGAATGCCTTAAGTAAGACAATTAGAATCTTTTTCTTATAAAATAAATGAGGCATTTAGGAGAAAGGAAGAGATAAAAGAACTTATTGAAAATTTAAAAATCGTTTTCGCAAGTTTTAATAGATAAGAGAGTCTATAAGAATGGTTAATATATTATTAGGGATGCATAAAATTATACTGATTGATTTAAACTATAGCAATCCTTTTAAACATTTAAAAGGATTTTGCTAAAAAAGAAAGATTTGAGCTACTTATGAATAGATTTTTGATATTAATAGGATAATAAAGCTTACTTTATTGAATTTAGGTTTAAAAAGGGGAAGGTATTTTTGTATCTTCACATAAATAGCTTATTTAGAGTTGCTTAAGGATCGCTATAATAGGTATCATAAAAATTACATAGGTAGGCGCCCAATAGAGTTAGAAAAAAGAAGTATTTAGGTTCTACGGTGGGATTTTAGATCTCTACGAGGGAGAGGACACTATAACTAAGTGCATCGTGTGAGAAGTAAGCGTAAAAAGTTGGGAAAAATGGAGAATCCCAGCTCGTTTTGCAATCTATTTCATTAATTTTGAAAATGTGCTGTTATTTAGCTTTGATTTGTGCTACAATGTACTTAGTAAGTGGGTGAATTATATGAAATCGGTGTTGACAGTAAATATTACCGAAGAACAAATATATAAAGAGTTCCTACGGCTAGGGATGGAACAGCTAATAGCTAAAGATTTGTCAAAAAGATATTATCACAATGAGCTTACATATAGAGATTTAGAAAATTTAGAAAAACAATTCAACTTAAAATTTGATAATCTTATTTCTGAGATTTCTTTTGTAGAAAAGAATTTAAATACCAAAATAGATAATTTAGACGCCAAAATTGATACTGTAGAGAAGAATTTACAAAAAGACATATCCAACTTGGAACAAAATCTGAACAAAAATATGTCTATTTTGGAACAAAATCTGAACAAAAATATGTCTATTTTGGAACAAAATCTGAACAAAAATATGTCTATTTT
This sequence is a window from Borreliella spielmanii. Protein-coding genes within it:
- a CDS encoding P12 family lipoprotein, with the translated sequence MQNQLRIDIKLDNLINKIDIAGNEIKSMVFFLGDAQKKLKESIIKRLESKKKGLMRWQLSRQVLSNSRNALSKTIRIFFL
- the bdr gene encoding Bdr family repetitive protein; the encoded protein is MKSVLTVNITEEQIYKEFLRLGMEQLIAKDLSKRYYHNELTYRDLENLEKQFNLKFDNLISEISFVEKNLNTKIDNLDAKIDTVEKNLQKDISNLEQNLNKNMSILEQNLNKNMSILEQNLNKNMSILEQNLKKELQVNSQIFLEKLKVSNRVISIIIVVVVPAAISILIPFVMSLISNYYK